From Littorina saxatilis isolate snail1 unplaced genomic scaffold, US_GU_Lsax_2.0 scaffold_587, whole genome shotgun sequence, the proteins below share one genomic window:
- the LOC138957464 gene encoding receptor-type tyrosine-protein phosphatase epsilon-like gives MSTTTTQSPTTTTTTTIPATTSKIPTSQIQNQSTAISSTSSVSQPTADSSGNESTDVPKAIIVGALVSLVIVVIIVVFVVIRMKRRKTSDAEHPLACNIEGQTDSMETEIDNDITIGGDTTGSKVDPKSDPPHNSQDRPVAFFTPEAEFAEDEDDHVYENREEVFSVFRRSVPHLDSVQTYLVDRLASHQLYPEFKKIDVILEGEPRKVGRMAGNVNKNRFPTVFPYDSNRVVLEDGYRNGLSNDYVNASYIKGLKSDKEYIAAQGPMNTTAGDFWRMVWQEKTSDIVMLTNIKEGGKEKCFKYWPEESADTTYGPITVTSSRVECRDNAFIRTFMIKKKGSRETREVTQYHYVSWPDHGVPTTVSLVRFWRDVTRRRQAKQASSPPTPMVVHCSAGVGRTGTFIGLDLAMLSAVKDGEIDLVRLVTSLREQRCLMVQTTGQFLFLHSALLEGFTSRDYVYHVDTFSSVFSKQVDPLTPHTRLDNEFKMLMEMRSLAPEPSHCTASEPDNVSKNRNQNSLPVEEHLVCLTENAPGRNQFINAVFMPTFRSSRGSIASQLPLSDTVVDFWRLVYGNDVTTVVSLSSSEEEQEVLTLCKYWPREKEDKMTTGLYTVKCLSVSRMTDHLKSYSLTLNKTDMKTSRLVTLLHYDGWTGKTGGKAGDLLHLIDTLMMLQSAHTSPPYVVQCLDGVQKSGLFCALCDVINRMTYDYIVDVYMTVRNVQSVTPNAVTSEAQFRYLYEAVQERCHEINFGVYANEGAIVTSFNDRLYANQV, from the exons atgtccacaacaacaacacagtccccaacaacgacgacaacaacaacgataccGGCAACAACCAGCAAAATTCCAACAAGTCAGATACAAAATCAATCTACAGCGATCAGCAGTACCAGCAGCGTGTCACAACCCACAGCCGATTCTTCAGGAAATGAATCAACAGATGTACCTAAAGCTATAATTGTTGGTGCTTTGGTTTCCTTGGTCATCGTTGTTATCATTGTCGTCTTCGTCGTGATAAG AATGAAACGTCGCAAAACGTCAGATGCTGAGCATCCTTTGGCATGTAATATCGAGGGCCAAACCGATAGTATGGAGACGGAGATTGACAACGATATCACGATCGGAGGAGATACTACAGGGTCAAAAGTAGATCCAAAAAGCG ATCCCCCACACAATTCTCAAGACAGACCGGTGGCGTTCTTTACCCCGGAAGCGGAATTCGCCGAGGACGAGGACGATCACGTGTACGAGAATCGCGAAGAAGTGTTCTCCGTGTTCCGTCGTTCTGTTCCTCACCTGGACAGCGTGCAGACCTACCTGGTGGACAGACTGGCTTCCCATCAACTCTACCCCGAATTTAAG AAAATCGACGTAATTTTGGAAGGAGAGCCGCGCAAAGTGGGACGCATGGCAGGAAATGTGAACAAGAACCGATTTCCCACCGTGTTTCCAT ACGACAGCAACCGTGTTGTTCTAGAGGATGGTTACAGAAACGGATTATCCAACGACTATGTGAACGCCAGCTACATCAAG GGCTTGAAGTCGGATAAAGAATACATTGCTGCTCAAG GTCCCATGAATACCACGGCCGGCGACTTCTGGCGGATGGTTTGGCAAGAGAAGACATCTGACATTGTCATGTTGACCAATAtaaaggaaggagggaag GAGAAATGCTTTAAGTACTGGCCAGAAGAGTCTGCCGACACGACGTATGGTCCTATCACGGTGACCAGCTCTCGCGTGGAATGTAGGGACAATGCCTTCATCAGGACTTTCATGATCAAGAAAAAGGGA TCACGAGAGACAAGGGAGGTAACCCAGTACCACTACGTGTCATGGCCTGACCATGGTGTTCCGACGACTGTCTCCCTTGTCAGGTTCTGGCGAGACGTCACTCGCAGGCGACAAGCAAAGCAAGCAAGTTCCCCTCCAACCCCAATGGTTGTTCACTGCAG CGCTGGAGTGGGTCGCACCGGCACGTTCATCGGCCTTGACCTTGCCATGCTGAGTGCGGTGAAGGACGGGGAGATTGACCTCGTCAGGCTTGTGACGTCACTGAGAGAACAGAGATGTCTTATGGTGCAGACCACG GGTCAGTTCCTGTTCTTGCACTCGGCACTGCTGGAGGGCTTTACGTCACGTGACTATGTGTACCACGTGGACACGTTCAGCAGTGTGTTCAGCAAACAAGTGGACCCCTTGACGCCCCACACACGTCTGGACAACGAGTTCAAG ATGCTGATGGAGATGAGATCTCTGGCACCAGAGCCCAGTCATTGCACAGCCAGTGAACCAGACAACGTGAGCAAGAACAGAAACCAAAACAGTCTTCCTG TTGAAGAGCATCTGGTGTGCCTCACTGAGAATGCTCCAGGCCGGAATCAGTTCATCAACGCCGTGTTCATGCCG ACATTCCGTTCCTCTCGGGGCAGCATTGCGTCACAGTTACCACTGTCGGACACAGTAGTGGACTTCTGGAGACTCGTCTacggaaatgacgtcactaCAGTTGTCTCCCTTAGTTCTTCTGAGGAGGAACAGGAAGTGCTT ACGTTGTGCAAGTACTGGCCACGGGAAAAGGAAGATAAGATGACTACTGGTCTCTACACCGTCAAGTGTCTGTCCGTGTCACGGATGACTGACCATCTCAAGTCCTACTCTCTCACACTGAATAAAACG GATATGAAAACTTCTCGCTTGGTGACATTGCTTCACTATGACGGCTGGACAGGGAAGACCGGCGGGAAAGCTGGGGACTTGCTGCATCTGATTGACACACTTATGATGTTACAGTCTGCACACACGTCACCCCCCTATGTCGTCCAGTGTCT agATGGTGTGCAAAAGAGCGGACTTTTCTGTGCGCTATGTGATGTCATCAACCGAATGACATACGATTATATTGTTGACGTCTACATGACTGTCAGGAACGTGCAAAGCGTCACGCCAAATGCTGTGACGTCAGAG GCTCAGTTCCGATACCTGTACGAGGCAGTACAAGAAAGATGCCACGAGATAAACTTCGGAGTGTATGCAAATGAAGGTGCAATCGTCACCAGTTTCAACGACAGACTATACGCTAATCAAGTTTAG
- the LOC138957465 gene encoding uncharacterized protein, whose amino-acid sequence MQDSDSKNIAFEVNPMMVLFSHEVGGSYAVLETFSAVVGIPAMHLKTYQRHDKKVTAAEVEAGSAMLTLLLLSMPVGAEKEYAGQRRLNVRAEEARDGNVYGGGEH is encoded by the exons atgcaggacagtGATAGCAAAAACATTGCTTTTGAAGTAAATCCAATGATGGTACTGTTCAGTCACGAGGTGGGAGGGAGCTACGCTGTTCTAGAGACTTTCAGTGCAGTGGTGGGAATACCAGCCATGCATCTGAAAACCTACCAGCGACATGACAAGAAAGTGACAG CTGCTGAAGTGGAAGCTGGGTCCGCCATGCtgacgctgctgctgctgtcaaTGCCCGTCGGCGCCGAAAAGGAGTATGCGGGACAGCGTCGTCTGAATGTTCGGGCTGAGGAAGCACGAGATGGCAATGTGTATGGAGGGGGAGAACATTGA